One Brassica napus cultivar Da-Ae chromosome C4, Da-Ae, whole genome shotgun sequence genomic region harbors:
- the LOC125585096 gene encoding disease resistance protein RML1A-like, with the protein MASSSSSSSLPQTWRYRVFTSFHGPDVRKTLLSHVRKQFSCNGISMFDDQWIERSQTIAPALTQAIRESRISIVVLSKNYASSSWCLDELVEILKCKESMGQIVMTVFYGVDPSHVRNQTRDFGIAFDEACEGKTEEKMRIWRQALTNVGNIAGEHFLNWDNESMMIEKIARDVSHKLNTRISRDFEDMVGIETHLKKMQSSLHLDDDDEDEAMIVGICGPTGIGKTTIARALHSRFSSSFQLTCFMENIRGSCNSGLDEYGLKMHLQGNLLSKILNQNSMKLYHLGAIQERLCDLKVLIVLDDVDDLKKLEALADETRWFGPGSRIIVTTEDQEILEQHGISNTYHVDFPTREEARQIFSRFAFRQSYPPYNFGRLVERVTKLCSNLPLGLRVMGSSLRGKKENEWEVILNRLENSLCQDIERVLKVGYDNLHENDQSLFLHIACFFNLEQDDYVMAMLSEGNLGLKTLAYKSLIEISTQGKVVMHKLLQQMGSQVVQRQEPWKRQILIDAHEICDVLETDSVISFSIFDNPLNWIIWQRPSSYDHISYKSQEDESERVQASEGIPGSFKCYES; encoded by the exons CGGACGTCCGTAAAACGCTGCTCAGTCATGTACGCAAACAGTTTAGTTGCAATGGGATTTCGATGTTCGATGATCAGTGGATCGAGAGAAGCCAAACCATTGCTCCTGCACTCACACAAGCGATTAGAGAATCCAGGATCTCCATCGTGGTGCTCTCGAAGAACTATGCTTCTTCCAGCTGGTGTTTGGATGAGCTGGTCGAGATTCTCAAGTGCAAGGAAAGTATGGGACAAATTGTGATGACTGTCTTTTACGGAGTAGATCCATCTCATGTTCGGAACCAGACCAGAGATTTTGGGATTGCTTTCGATGAAGCTTGTGAAGGGAAAACAGAGGAGAAGATGCGAATATGGAGACAGGCTTTGACCAATGTGGGAAACATAGCTGGAGAACACTTTCTAAACTG GGACAATGAATCGATGATGATTGAAAAGATTGCTAGAGATGTTTCACACAAACTAAACACTAGAATCTCTAGAGACTTTGAAGACATGGTGGGTATTGAAACACATTTGAAGAAGATGCAGTCTTCGTTACatttagatgatgatgatgaggacgaAGCTATGATAGTTGGAATCTGTGGCCCTACAGGCATTGGCAAGACTACCATTGCCAGAGCTTTGCATAGCCGATTCTCTAGCAGTTTCCAGCTTACTTGTTTTATGGAGAATATTAGGGGAAGCTGTAACAGTGGCCTTGACGAGTATGGATTGAAGATGCATCTGCAAGGAAACCTTCTTTCAAAGATTTTGAACCAAAATAGTATGAAACTATACCATTTAGGTGCGATACAGGAAAGACTATGCGACCTAAAAGTGCTTATTGTTCTTGAtgatgtggacgacctgaagaAACTTGAGGCTCTGGCTGATGAAACTAGGTGGTTTGGTCCTGGAAGCAGGATTATCGTAACCACAGAAGACCAAGAGATTTTGGAGCAACATGGTATCAGCAATACATACCATGTGGATTTTCCAACTAGAGAAGAAGCTCGTCAGATCTTCAGTAGATTTGCTTTTAGACAGAGCTATCCGCCCTATAATTTTGGAAGACTTGTGGAAAGAGTAACAAAGCTTTGCAGCAACCTTCCATTGGGTCTCCGTGTCATGGGTTCATCTTTGCgcggaaagaaagaaaatgagtgGGAAGTTATTCTGAATAGGCTAGAAAATAGCCTTTGTCAAGATATCGAGAGAGTACTCAAAGTTGGATACGACAATTTACATGAGAATGATCAATCTTTATTTCTTCACATTGCATGCTTTTTCAACTTGGAGCAGGACGATTATGTGATGGCCATGCTCTCTGAGGGTAACTTAGGGTTAAAAACCCTGGCGTATAAATCTCTAATAGAAATATCCACCCAAGGAAAAGTAGTGATGCACAAGTTACTACAACAAATGGGTTCACAAGTTGTTCAAAGACAAGAGCCTTGGAAACGCCAAATCTTAATTGATGCTCATGAGATTTGTGATGTCCTGGAAACTGATTCGGTAATTTCTTTTTCTATATTTGATAATCCTTTAAACTGGATAATTTGGCAAAGACCCTCCTCATATGATCATATATCTTACAAATCTCAAGAAGATGAATCTGAACGGGTCCAAGCATCTGAAGGAATTCCCGGATCTTTCAAATGCTACGAATCTTGA